In Patescibacteria group bacterium, a single window of DNA contains:
- a CDS encoding glycosyltransferase family 2 protein, which produces MAALKNNKMNQLVSIILTNHNGKKWLKNCLDSLYAQTYKNFEIILVDNASDDDSIDFIKKNYKDMTVIQNDKDLGFGTANNIGVKNSKGDILFLLNNDTRSPSDLLEKLIDFKNKNDFDLIGPQASGKNKIDLSKKQYPGMDFLGYPISVPYRKLFYIDGCALMIDKKKFIKLGGFDEKYYMYSEDTDLSWRAHLFGMRLAICHNAHLFHFGGGSSERTRYKKNKRHIIPTFRRYEVNKNNLRNLLKNYRLINLFWIIPLSISQDILESLFYFVSGNFKMFIIVWRAIFWNIINIQDTIKQRKIIQRRRKVGDLKILSIMNWNSGKLKTFLMIGVPKFK; this is translated from the coding sequence ATGGCTGCCTTAAAAAACAATAAGATGAATCAATTAGTCTCAATAATTTTAACTAACCACAACGGGAAAAAATGGCTTAAAAATTGTTTGGATTCCTTATACGCTCAGACATATAAAAATTTTGAAATTATTCTGGTGGATAATGCTTCCGATGATGACAGCATAGATTTTATAAAAAAGAATTATAAAGATATGACCGTGATCCAGAATGATAAAGACTTAGGTTTTGGAACCGCTAATAATATCGGGGTTAAAAATAGCAAGGGAGACATCTTGTTTCTTTTAAATAACGATACCCGATCCCCTAGTGATCTGCTCGAAAAGCTCATTGATTTTAAAAATAAAAACGATTTTGATTTAATTGGACCGCAAGCTTCAGGTAAAAATAAAATTGATTTATCAAAGAAGCAATACCCGGGGATGGATTTTCTGGGTTATCCAATTAGTGTGCCTTATCGAAAACTGTTTTACATTGATGGCTGCGCCTTAATGATTGACAAAAAAAAATTTATCAAACTAGGTGGCTTCGATGAAAAATATTATATGTATAGCGAGGATACAGACCTATCTTGGAGAGCCCACTTATTTGGCATGAGATTAGCGATTTGTCATAATGCTCATTTATTTCATTTCGGCGGCGGTTCGTCAGAAAGGACAAGATATAAAAAAAATAAACGTCATATTATTCCTACCTTTCGAAGATATGAAGTCAATAAAAATAATTTAAGAAATTTGTTAAAAAACTATAGACTAATAAACCTGTTTTGGATTATTCCCTTATCCATAAGCCAAGATATTTTAGAATCGCTATTTTACTTTGTTTCCGGTAATTTTAAAATGTTTATAATTGTTTGGAGAGCAATTTTTTGGAATATTATTAATATTCAAGATACTATTAAACAAAGAAAAATAATCCAAAGGAGAAGAAAAGTGGGTGATTTAAAAATTCTATCTATTATGAATTGGAATTCTGGCAAATTAAAAACTTTTCTAATGATCGGGGTGCCTAAATTTAAATAA
- a CDS encoding dTDP-4-dehydrorhamnose 3,5-epimerase family protein, with protein sequence MIQGVIIKKLNIIPDERGRILHMLKKEDKEFNGFGEIYFSSVYPGVIKGWHIHTKMELNYAVIAGNIKLVLYDDRENSETKGHLTEIFTGEDNYLLIKVPPLVWNGFQGFGKKEALIANCSTISHDPQEIRRLDPFSKKIPYEWGLI encoded by the coding sequence ATGATCCAAGGAGTAATTATTAAAAAATTAAATATAATCCCTGATGAAAGGGGACGCATTTTGCATATGCTCAAAAAGGAAGACAAGGAATTTAATGGTTTTGGGGAAATTTACTTTTCTAGCGTATATCCGGGAGTGATCAAGGGATGGCATATTCATACAAAAATGGAATTAAATTATGCAGTCATCGCGGGTAATATAAAGCTAGTGCTCTATGATGACCGAGAGAATTCTGAAACCAAAGGTCATCTAACGGAAATTTTTACGGGGGAAGACAATTATCTCCTCATTAAAGTACCCCCCTTGGTTTGGAATGGCTTTCAGGGTTTTGGAAAAAAAGAAGCCCTGATAGCCAACTGCTCGACAATTTCACATGACCCTCAAGAAATCCGAAGATTAGATCCTTTCTCAAAAAAAATACCCTACGAATGGGGCTTAATATAA
- a CDS encoding NAD(P)-dependent oxidoreductase: MIKTVLVTGAAGFIGSHLLENLLKKNYRVIALLHSASNNTRIEPFRRAVKIYYSDKNELGLIFKESHIDCIIHLATKYIKKHNNLNEVEEMIDTNVKFPSLLCQLAIQAEVKYFINTGTFSEYKMKNLPLKEEDEKCAYNLYAATKLSFAEILKYYANSYNFKVIDFKLFAPFGDRDNEKLMAFLIKSLNKGEEIEFSGGEQRWNFTYVKDIAQAYLCALKHFNKIVKFEGFNVGYDKAYSIKEITKKIEKIANKKFNIIWGAKPYIENEVYYVNCDNSKLKKILKWKPLYNLDYGLEKTYYYYLNGNG, translated from the coding sequence ATGATAAAAACAGTCTTAGTTACAGGAGCGGCCGGTTTTATTGGCTCTCACTTGTTAGAAAATTTATTGAAAAAAAATTACAGGGTCATTGCCTTATTGCACTCTGCCTCCAATAATACACGAATAGAGCCCTTCCGCCGTGCAGTTAAAATTTATTACTCCGACAAAAATGAATTAGGTTTAATTTTTAAGGAAAGCCATATTGATTGTATAATCCATCTCGCCACGAAATATATTAAGAAGCACAATAATCTTAACGAAGTGGAAGAGATGATTGACACAAATGTCAAATTTCCTTCCCTTCTTTGTCAATTGGCTATTCAAGCGGAGGTAAAATATTTTATCAATACTGGCACATTCTCCGAATATAAGATGAAAAATCTCCCCCTTAAAGAAGAGGATGAAAAATGTGCTTATAATCTTTACGCTGCCACCAAACTATCTTTTGCAGAAATTTTAAAGTACTATGCCAATAGTTATAATTTTAAAGTGATCGATTTCAAACTATTTGCCCCTTTTGGTGATCGGGATAACGAAAAACTGATGGCTTTTCTGATTAAATCTCTCAATAAAGGGGAGGAAATCGAGTTTTCTGGCGGCGAACAGAGATGGAACTTCACCTATGTCAAAGACATCGCCCAAGCTTATCTTTGTGCGCTGAAACATTTTAATAAAATTGTTAAATTTGAGGGTTTTAACGTAGGTTACGACAAAGCATACAGCATTAAGGAAATAACAAAAAAAATCGAAAAGATTGCTAATAAAAAATTTAATATCATTTGGGGAGCGAAACCTTATATTGAAAATGAGGTTTACTATGTAAATTGCGACAATTCTAAATTAAAAAAAATACTTAAATGGAAACCGCTTTATAACTTAGATTATGGTCTAGAAAAAACTTATTATTATTATCTAAATGGCAATGGATGA
- a CDS encoding glycosyltransferase family 4 protein produces MYNKSVLILSPFFSPNIGGVESYLDDLVQGLTKRQWRTIVITYSPLTSSFKAPLYEKKLGLQIFRLPWIKFNLFYRLTKYPALQFLYLFLGIFIFSVFYTTILSRRIQVIHGHGLSAGLAAGIIGKLFSKKSIISLYTIYKFKKKSLSAKFAKKILDKANIITLLSKKCGQCLISLGISAKKIKICHCWIDTIKIFKPRNKIKIRNKLNLQQGCFMVLFIGRLTEEKGVHEVIKIIKQTSEKIQFFIIGDGPLRMEVEKLAATHKNVHYLGSVPNKKIPFWLSAADLLLWGSVDQDYVGRVTMHALSCGVPPILPDRTKYFGEERKVGLNIKSGHGKIWFIMRPHIKNISHELEKLSQNPKNLDQMRINCRKFALENYSEEKNIKTIINAYQSCLV; encoded by the coding sequence ATGTACAACAAATCAGTTTTAATTCTATCACCATTTTTTAGCCCAAATATAGGCGGTGTAGAGAGTTATTTAGATGATTTAGTGCAAGGATTGACAAAAAGACAATGGAGGACTATCGTTATTACTTATTCCCCTTTAACTTCTTCCTTTAAAGCTCCTCTCTACGAAAAAAAGTTGGGATTGCAAATCTTTCGCCTGCCATGGATAAAATTTAATTTATTCTATAGATTGACAAAATATCCAGCCTTACAGTTTCTTTATCTGTTTCTGGGAATTTTTATTTTTAGCGTTTTTTATACCACTATTCTTTCTAGAAGAATTCAAGTTATTCATGGCCATGGTCTATCCGCAGGATTGGCAGCGGGTATAATCGGTAAATTGTTTTCAAAAAAGTCCATTATTAGTTTATACACAATATATAAATTTAAAAAAAAATCATTATCAGCAAAATTTGCTAAAAAAATCCTAGATAAAGCTAATATTATTACTCTTTTATCAAAAAAATGCGGCCAGTGTTTAATTTCTCTGGGTATTTCAGCCAAGAAAATAAAAATTTGTCATTGTTGGATTGATACAATTAAAATATTCAAACCCCGAAACAAAATTAAGATAAGAAATAAACTAAATCTTCAGCAAGGCTGTTTTATGGTTTTATTTATTGGCCGACTAACTGAAGAAAAAGGTGTGCATGAAGTAATAAAAATCATTAAACAAACATCAGAAAAGATTCAGTTTTTTATTATTGGTGACGGACCCTTAAGGATGGAGGTGGAAAAATTAGCGGCTACTCACAAAAATGTTCACTATCTCGGCAGCGTACCAAACAAGAAGATCCCTTTTTGGCTTTCAGCGGCTGATTTACTGCTCTGGGGGTCAGTTGATCAAGATTACGTCGGTCGTGTAACAATGCATGCTTTGAGTTGCGGAGTACCCCCTATTTTACCTGATCGGACTAAATATTTTGGTGAAGAGAGAAAAGTGGGATTAAATATTAAAAGCGGTCATGGAAAAATTTGGTTCATAATGCGTCCCCACATAAAAAATATAAGCCATGAACTTGAAAAATTAAGCCAAAATCCAAAAAATCTTGACCAAATGCGTATTAATTGCAGAAAATTTGCCTTAGAAAATTACAGTGAAGAAAAAAATATAAAAACAATCATTAATGCTTACCAATCGTGTTTGGTCTAA
- a CDS encoding acyltransferase produces the protein MRKLTENNPKQSIKNVLVGQNVKINDFVNLYGCKLGDNCMIGPFVEIQNNVKIGRRCRIQSHSFICSGVTIEKDVFIGHNVTFINDKCPSVENALKKTWKCLPTLVREKAVIGSGAIILGGITIGKGAFIGAGSVVTKDIPAGVTVVGIPAKPLKDNLHH, from the coding sequence ATGAGAAAGCTCACTGAAAATAACCCAAAGCAAAGTATTAAAAATGTTTTGGTGGGTCAAAATGTTAAAATCAATGATTTTGTCAACTTATATGGCTGTAAGCTTGGAGATAATTGTATGATCGGTCCCTTTGTTGAAATTCAAAACAATGTAAAAATTGGCAGAAGATGCCGCATCCAATCCCATAGTTTTATCTGTAGCGGGGTAACGATAGAGAAGGATGTATTTATCGGACATAATGTCACTTTTATTAATGACAAATGTCCTTCCGTGGAAAATGCTTTAAAAAAAACATGGAAATGTTTACCTACTTTAGTCAGAGAAAAAGCTGTTATTGGCAGCGGGGCAATCATTTTAGGAGGCATCACAATAGGTAAGGGTGCTTTTATAGGAGCTGGGTCTGTGGTTACAAAAGATATCCCCGCGGGCGTTACTGTGGTCGGTATTCCCGCCAAACCCTTAAAAGATAATCTGCATCATTAA
- a CDS encoding DegT/DnrJ/EryC1/StrS family aminotransferase has product MNCYKFTQIDFVNLKRQYQAIRSEIDHAIREVLNTASFIGGEKIQTFEKEFAKYCGAKYCVTVNSGTDALKFICQALNIQEGDEVLVPVNTFIATALAVSMTGAKPVFVDCDEDSYNIDTNSIEPKITSKTKAIIAVHLYGQPAEMDEILKVARKYKLPVIEDACQAHGAIYKNKKVGNFGIAAAFSFYPGKNLGAYGDGGAVVTNNLKMAEKIKRLREYGQKEKYVHWEKGTNSRLDALQAAILAVKLKYLDEWNKKRREAAAYYIEQLKDLPIKLPMIEKNHKHVFHLFVIETDLRNEMMEFLQERGVFCGIHYPLPIHLQKAYKELGYKKGDFPIAEKLSKRILSLPMYAELKKQEIDYLKVELKKFFSKNLLKI; this is encoded by the coding sequence ATAAATTGTTATAAATTTACGCAAATTGATTTTGTTAATTTAAAAAGACAATATCAAGCCATAAGATCAGAAATTGATCACGCTATCCGAGAAGTGCTGAATACTGCTTCTTTTATCGGAGGAGAAAAGATTCAAACTTTTGAAAAAGAGTTTGCAAAATATTGCGGGGCTAAGTATTGCGTGACGGTAAATTCTGGCACTGATGCTTTGAAATTTATTTGCCAAGCTTTAAATATTCAAGAAGGGGACGAGGTGCTTGTGCCAGTTAATACTTTTATTGCCACAGCCCTAGCTGTGAGTATGACCGGGGCCAAACCTGTCTTTGTGGACTGTGATGAAGATAGTTACAACATTGATACAAATTCAATTGAGCCAAAAATTACTTCAAAAACAAAGGCAATAATAGCTGTGCATCTCTACGGACAGCCAGCAGAGATGGATGAAATTTTAAAAGTTGCCAGAAAGTATAAACTGCCTGTCATTGAAGATGCCTGCCAGGCACACGGAGCAATTTACAAAAACAAAAAGGTAGGAAATTTTGGCATTGCTGCGGCTTTTAGTTTTTATCCTGGAAAAAATTTAGGAGCTTATGGTGATGGTGGGGCAGTGGTGACTAACAACCTAAAAATGGCTGAAAAAATTAAAAGATTAAGAGAATATGGACAAAAAGAAAAATATGTTCATTGGGAAAAAGGCACTAATTCAAGACTGGACGCTCTTCAGGCGGCAATTTTGGCAGTAAAACTAAAATATTTGGATGAGTGGAATAAAAAAAGACGAGAGGCAGCTGCATACTATATAGAACAACTCAAGGATTTGCCTATAAAATTACCCATGATTGAAAAAAACCATAAACATGTTTTTCATCTATTTGTTATAGAAACAGATCTACGTAACGAGATGATGGAATTTTTACAAGAGAGAGGCGTTTTTTGCGGAATTCATTATCCTTTGCCTATTCACTTGCAAAAAGCATACAAAGAACTGGGATATAAAAAAGGGGATTTTCCCATAGCAGAAAAATTATCCAAACGAATTTTATCTTTGCCAATGTATGCAGAATTAAAAAAACAAGAGATCGATTATCTTAAAGTGGAGTTAAAAAAATTCTTTTCCAAAAATTTATTAAAAATATGA
- a CDS encoding WxcM-like domain-containing protein: MKYLLYPNLIMDFQLQQLEKYNDDRGQLIVFLQRRELNKKIREFGQIYFVTFDKANIIRGNHYHKRWREWFGIISGQLRVHLKDLNTGEEKKLILNGNSNKYNRLEIGPKIAHVFQNISKTAALLNYTDKEWTKGDTFKYKLL; this comes from the coding sequence TTGAAATATCTTTTATATCCTAACTTGATTATGGATTTTCAACTTCAACAATTGGAAAAATATAATGATGACCGAGGGCAATTAATCGTTTTTTTACAACGCAGAGAATTAAACAAAAAGATCAGAGAGTTTGGCCAAATATATTTTGTGACCTTTGATAAGGCAAATATAATAAGGGGAAATCATTATCATAAAAGATGGAGAGAGTGGTTTGGTATTATTTCAGGCCAACTAAGGGTCCATCTCAAAGATCTAAACACGGGAGAAGAAAAAAAATTAATCTTAAATGGGAATTCTAACAAATATAACCGTCTGGAAATTGGCCCTAAAATTGCCCATGTCTTTCAAAATATTTCTAAAACTGCTGCTTTATTAAATTATACAGACAAAGAATGGACAAAGGGTGATACTTTTAAATATAAATTGTTATAA
- the rfbG gene encoding CDP-glucose 4,6-dehydratase: MGKKSLKKFFRGKRILITGHTGFKGAWLTQILLNWDAKICGCALTPNTNPNLFNILNLKDYIEHHQVDIRNFHQLNRIVKKFKPDIIFHLAAQALVRNSYDNPRSTYTTNVIGTINVLEIIRLNNIRAGIIITTDKVYQDLEKNVAFKEDDRLGGYDPYSNSKACADLAVNSHICSFFNFKNNQAGNYPLVASARSGNVIGGGDWNKDRLLPDLIRAFFINNQNLVIRSPDAIRPWQHVLEPLRGYLLLAQSLYEGHTDKMGSWNFGPQNESMLDVVSVVNMAIDFLKKGSFTVSEDSSKHETKILKLDNSKAIHNLKWKPKLNVAKAIRETLLWYKTFYSNKIDMQAYTTRQINRYFNTGKGECLDAEKKRS; this comes from the coding sequence ATGGGGAAAAAAAGCTTAAAAAAATTCTTTCGCGGCAAAAGAATCCTAATCACGGGACATACTGGCTTTAAAGGCGCGTGGTTGACTCAAATTCTTCTCAATTGGGACGCAAAAATCTGCGGCTGTGCGCTAACGCCAAACACAAATCCTAATCTATTTAACATCCTTAATTTAAAAGATTATATAGAACATCACCAAGTTGATATCCGAAATTTCCACCAGCTTAATCGGATAGTGAAAAAATTCAAACCCGATATCATTTTTCACCTTGCCGCTCAAGCCTTGGTCAGAAACTCTTATGATAATCCCCGCTCTACCTACACAACCAACGTTATTGGAACAATCAACGTGTTGGAGATTATCCGCCTTAATAATATTAGAGCAGGAATTATTATTACCACTGATAAGGTTTATCAGGATTTAGAAAAAAATGTCGCCTTTAAAGAAGATGACCGGCTTGGAGGTTACGACCCCTATAGTAACAGCAAAGCTTGCGCGGACTTGGCAGTGAATTCTCATATTTGCTCCTTCTTTAATTTCAAAAATAATCAAGCCGGAAATTATCCTCTGGTTGCTTCCGCGCGTTCCGGCAATGTTATTGGTGGAGGAGATTGGAATAAAGACAGGCTGCTTCCGGATTTAATTAGAGCCTTTTTTATCAACAATCAGAATCTCGTTATTCGCAGTCCCGACGCCATTCGCCCTTGGCAACATGTTCTGGAACCATTAAGGGGCTACCTATTATTGGCTCAAAGCTTATATGAAGGTCATACGGACAAGATGGGCTCTTGGAATTTTGGTCCTCAAAATGAAAGTATGCTGGATGTCGTTAGTGTAGTCAATATGGCAATTGATTTTTTGAAGAAGGGGAGCTTCACCGTCAGTGAAGACAGTTCAAAACACGAAACTAAAATACTGAAATTAGACAACTCCAAAGCGATTCATAACCTTAAATGGAAGCCCAAATTGAATGTTGCCAAGGCGATCCGGGAAACCTTATTATGGTACAAAACATTCTACTCAAACAAAATAGATATGCAAGCTTATACAACAAGACAAATCAACAGATATTTCAATACTGGTAAGGGCGAGTGTCTTGATGCTGAAAAAAAACGAAGTTAA
- the rfbF gene encoding glucose-1-phosphate cytidylyltransferase has protein sequence MKVVILAGGTGTRLSEETVNKPKPMVEIGDKPILWHIMKIYSHFGLNDFIVCLGYKGYYIKEWFNNYCLHHSDVTFDFINKKTKFYKNRGEQWKVTLVDTGENTMTGGRIKRVKEYIGKGTFMATYGDGVGNVDLKKLLKFHRKHAKIATLTAVIPEGRFGALSLNQKSRITKFSEKTDNQTYINGGFFVLGPKVFDYIQGDDTVFEKEPLENLAKDNELYAFPHHGFWKPMDKLYDKKELDKMWESGNAPWKIWD, from the coding sequence ATGAAAGTAGTCATTTTAGCCGGAGGGACCGGAACCCGCTTAAGTGAAGAAACGGTCAACAAACCAAAACCAATGGTGGAAATAGGAGATAAGCCGATTTTATGGCATATCATGAAAATCTATTCTCATTTTGGATTGAATGACTTTATAGTTTGCTTAGGATATAAAGGATATTATATTAAAGAATGGTTTAATAATTATTGCCTGCACCATAGCGATGTCACTTTTGATTTTATAAACAAGAAGACCAAATTTTATAAAAATCGCGGTGAGCAATGGAAAGTAACTTTAGTTGACACTGGCGAAAATACGATGACTGGTGGCCGTATTAAAAGAGTCAAGGAGTACATAGGCAAAGGAACTTTTATGGCCACGTACGGAGACGGGGTAGGGAACGTTGACCTTAAGAAACTTTTAAAATTTCATCGCAAACACGCTAAAATTGCTACGCTGACTGCCGTCATCCCCGAAGGACGTTTTGGTGCTTTGTCTTTAAACCAAAAATCCAGAATAACAAAGTTTAGCGAAAAAACAGATAATCAAACTTATATTAATGGCGGCTTTTTTGTCTTAGGACCCAAGGTTTTTGATTATATCCAAGGCGACGATACAGTCTTCGAAAAAGAACCTTTGGAAAATTTAGCAAAGGACAATGAACTCTATGCTTTTCCTCATCATGGCTTTTGGAAACCTATGGATAAACTATATGACAAGAAAGAATTGGATAAAATGTGGGAAAGCGGCAATGCCCCCTGGAAAATATGGGATTAA
- a CDS encoding class I SAM-dependent methyltransferase, which translates to MKDKNYYDKYWNKNINGGMLYLPPQWTEENLLWHLEFFKNYIGKTVLDVGAGDGTFLNFLNSKTTIIKKAVASELSKKALEIGKNKYKNLIFKQEDLESLSFQDNSFDTVFAVEVIEHLLDIDRCLSEINRVLKKNGFFCITTTDFNLLKKIIIATFFWDKFFYPNNPHIRFLTKKTLINICKKHNFELVNYKWNKGYFGIMPKGQMIVFRKKMLLS; encoded by the coding sequence ATGAAAGATAAAAATTATTATGATAAATATTGGAATAAAAATATAAACGGGGGTATGTTATATTTACCCCCTCAATGGACGGAGGAAAATCTTCTATGGCATTTAGAATTTTTTAAAAACTACATTGGTAAAACCGTTTTAGATGTAGGCGCTGGCGATGGTACATTTTTAAACTTTTTAAATTCAAAAACCACAATTATAAAAAAGGCTGTTGCCTCTGAATTATCAAAAAAAGCATTAGAAATCGGAAAAAATAAATATAAAAATTTAATCTTTAAACAAGAAGATCTTGAAAGTTTAAGCTTTCAAGATAATTCTTTTGATACTGTTTTCGCTGTAGAAGTAATTGAGCACTTATTAGATATTGATAGATGTCTATCGGAAATTAATAGGGTGTTAAAAAAGAATGGTTTCTTTTGTATTACAACCACAGATTTTAATTTATTGAAAAAAATTATCATTGCTACATTTTTTTGGGATAAATTCTTTTATCCGAATAATCCCCATATTAGATTCTTGACTAAAAAAACACTTATCAATATTTGTAAAAAGCATAATTTTGAATTAGTAAATTATAAATGGAATAAGGGCTATTTTGGCATTATGCCAAAAGGACAAATGATTGTGTTTAGAAAAAAAATGCTTTTGTCTTAA
- a CDS encoding glycosyltransferase family 4 protein: MKNKKVLILTPFFSPNVGGVETHLDDLVKKLDDLGYYIFVQTYSPLTSSIKASTREKKGKNIYIKRYRWSGKNFFHKVEKFPLLDFLYLTPYLFCRVFIWILTNKNRIDVIHAHGLNAALIGGILKKLFHKKLIVSIHAIYELDKDSKTAKRIVYILNKTDKVLCLSKGSYNELISFGLHKAKLDLFKHWIALNIFKPLNKTLLRNKLNIADKFTVLFAGRLLEKKGVKVLVKVAKRLPQINFVFVGNGPEEKFLKEQERELSNLKFIGSVENKIMYKYYNIADLFCAPSQYEEGFGRSIIEAVACGLPVVGSNRGGIPEALDKSVSLLLDPTVENIKAAIEKLYINKELYLRLSQNCRRYAETNFSEKNINSIIKYY; encoded by the coding sequence ATGAAAAATAAAAAAGTATTAATTTTAACTCCTTTCTTTAGCCCAAACGTAGGCGGCGTAGAAACACATCTAGATGATTTGGTGAAAAAATTAGATGATTTGGGCTATTATATCTTTGTCCAAACTTACTCACCCCTAACCAGCTCAATAAAGGCATCAACTCGCGAAAAGAAAGGTAAAAATATCTATATAAAAAGATATAGATGGTCTGGCAAAAACTTTTTTCATAAAGTAGAAAAGTTTCCCCTTCTTGACTTTTTATATTTAACACCATATTTATTCTGCAGAGTATTTATTTGGATCTTAACTAATAAAAATAGAATAGATGTAATCCATGCCCACGGCCTCAACGCCGCTTTAATAGGAGGAATTTTAAAAAAATTATTCCATAAAAAATTAATTGTTAGCATCCATGCTATCTATGAATTGGACAAAGATTCAAAAACAGCGAAAAGAATTGTCTACATATTAAATAAAACTGATAAAGTTCTATGTTTATCCAAAGGATCATATAATGAATTAATCTCTTTTGGTCTACACAAAGCAAAATTGGACTTATTTAAACATTGGATTGCCCTCAATATTTTCAAACCTCTAAATAAAACTTTGTTGAGGAACAAACTAAATATTGCGGATAAATTTACGGTTCTTTTTGCAGGAAGACTGCTAGAAAAAAAGGGGGTAAAAGTCTTGGTTAAAGTGGCAAAAAGATTGCCTCAAATTAATTTTGTTTTTGTTGGTAATGGTCCGGAGGAAAAATTTTTAAAAGAGCAAGAAAGAGAATTAAGTAATTTGAAATTTATTGGGTCCGTCGAAAACAAAATAATGTACAAATATTATAATATAGCAGATCTTTTTTGCGCTCCTTCACAATATGAGGAGGGATTTGGTAGATCAATAATTGAAGCCGTGGCCTGCGGACTACCAGTTGTTGGATCAAATAGAGGCGGAATCCCGGAGGCATTGGATAAGAGTGTTTCACTATTACTAGATCCAACTGTTGAAAATATTAAAGCCGCGATAGAAAAATTGTACATCAATAAAGAATTATATTTGAGATTATCTCAAAATTGCAGAAGATATGCTGAGACAAATTTTTCAGAAAAAAATATAAATTCCATTATCAAATATTATTAA